AGTGGGCGTCGCGCTCGTCGAGCAGCCGTGGCGGGTCGCGGGCAAGAAGGTGGCCCCCGCCCCGAAGGCGCTCGACGCGGCCTGGGTCGCGCTGTGGCCCGCGCTCGCCGCGCCGGGTGTGCCGGTCGTCGCGGGCGGCCGGAGCGCCGGGGCCCGCGTCGCCTGCCGCACGGGCGCCGAGCTGGGTGCCGTCGCCGTCCTCGCGCTGAGCTTCCCTCTGCACCCGCCGGGCAAGCCGGAGAAGTCCCGCGCCGAGGAGCTGACGGGCGCCGGACTGCCGACGCTCGTCGTCCAGGGCGCCCGTGACCCCTTCGGGCGGCCCGAGGAATTCCCGCCGGGCACCGAGCCGGTCGCCGTGCCGTTCGGTGACCACGGCTTCGCCGTGCC
The window above is part of the Streptomyces syringium genome. Proteins encoded here:
- a CDS encoding alpha/beta hydrolase family protein; translated protein: MPTPAGDARIHWYSAPGARLTLALGHGAGGGVEARDLRALAAALPGRGVGVALVEQPWRVAGKKVAPAPKALDAAWVALWPALAAPGVPVVAGGRSAGARVACRTGAELGAVAVLALSFPLHPPGKPEKSRAEELTGAGLPTLVVQGARDPFGRPEEFPPGTEPVAVPFGDHGFAVPKKADITQEDALAVITDAVGGWLDGLPR